The following proteins come from a genomic window of Corynebacterium hansenii:
- a CDS encoding acetyl-CoA hydrolase/transferase family protein, whose product MHDHLDLAPEALLDHIKPGTKILVPVAACEPPALLDMLEAHADQLEDVHIYQMCTESVRPYQMGEYPGKLTHHEFFLGGGSRKGHGNGTSELYPVNFSMIPELVRDHVKPDILIAAVSEPDEHGYMSIGLGADYSVQFIGNLPIFGEINPKIPHSFGQNQIHARQMVGATRSDAPVLEVPPLLPEKGSAEHQIAELIAPEIGDRDCLQLGIGKLPNAILAMLKDRKDLGVHTELMSDGVMDLVECGAVTGRFKRSHQRQCVATFIMGTRKLYDWVDRNPVVYLDSVERTNDPFLIGLEPNMVSVNATTEVDLLGQAASETVAGRFYSGSGGQLDFAIGARRSKGGRGYIVCPSVTRDGTSRIKVELGRNSPVTTHKNYIDNVVTEHGIARLRGTDYSTRAQRLIEVAHPDHREELYRQAREYNIISRLASK is encoded by the coding sequence GTGCACGACCACCTCGACCTGGCGCCGGAGGCGTTGCTGGACCACATCAAGCCCGGCACCAAGATCCTCGTGCCGGTGGCCGCATGCGAGCCCCCCGCCCTTCTCGACATGCTCGAAGCGCATGCCGATCAGCTCGAGGACGTGCACATCTACCAGATGTGCACCGAGTCGGTCCGCCCCTACCAGATGGGCGAATACCCGGGGAAGCTCACGCACCACGAGTTCTTCCTCGGCGGCGGCTCGCGCAAGGGCCACGGCAACGGCACCAGCGAGCTGTACCCGGTCAACTTCTCCATGATCCCGGAGCTGGTCCGCGACCACGTCAAGCCGGACATCCTCATCGCCGCGGTGTCTGAGCCGGACGAGCACGGCTACATGTCCATCGGCCTCGGCGCCGACTACTCCGTGCAGTTCATCGGCAACCTGCCGATCTTCGGCGAGATCAACCCGAAGATCCCGCACTCCTTCGGGCAGAACCAGATCCACGCCCGCCAGATGGTCGGCGCCACGCGTTCCGACGCCCCCGTCCTCGAGGTTCCGCCGCTGCTGCCGGAGAAGGGGTCGGCCGAGCACCAGATCGCCGAGCTCATCGCCCCGGAGATCGGCGACCGCGATTGCCTGCAGTTGGGCATCGGCAAGCTGCCCAACGCGATCCTGGCCATGCTCAAGGACCGCAAGGACCTCGGCGTGCACACCGAGCTGATGTCCGACGGCGTCATGGACCTGGTCGAATGCGGCGCCGTGACCGGCCGCTTCAAGCGCTCGCACCAGCGCCAGTGCGTGGCCACGTTCATCATGGGCACCCGCAAGCTCTACGACTGGGTCGACCGCAACCCCGTCGTCTACCTCGATTCGGTCGAGCGGACCAACGACCCCTTCCTCATCGGCCTCGAGCCCAACATGGTCAGCGTCAACGCCACCACCGAAGTCGACCTGCTCGGCCAGGCGGCGTCGGAGACGGTCGCCGGCCGGTTCTACTCGGGTTCGGGCGGCCAGCTGGACTTCGCCATCGGCGCGCGCCGCTCGAAGGGCGGCCGCGGCTACATCGTGTGCCCGTCGGTCACCCGCGACGGCACGAGCCGGATCAAGGTGGAGCTCGGCCGCAACTCGCCGGTGACCACGCACAAGAACTACATCGACAACGTGGTCACCGAGCACGGCATCGCCCGCCTGCGCGGCACGGACTACTCGACGCGCGCGCAGCGCCTCATCGAGGTCGCCCACCCCGACCATCGCGAGGAGCTCTACCGTCAGGCGCGCGAATACAACATCATTTCCCGTCTCGCGTCGAAGTAG
- the dusB gene encoding tRNA dihydrouridine synthase DusB, with protein sequence MAGVTNVAFRSLCREQERERMGTVAGLYVCEMVTARALVERNEKTMHMTTFAADEDPRSLQLYTTDPEWTYEAAKMIADENLADHIDMNFGCPVPKVTRRGGGSALPYKRRLFGNIVAAAVRATEGTGIPVTVKFRVGIDEDHHTHLDAGRIAADNGAVAVALHARTASQRYSGEADWSQIARLKEHMVDSGHGAVPVLGNGDIFAAGDARRMMDETGCDGVVVGRGCLGRPWLFAQLSAELRGLPVPPPPTFAEVAGIIRRHAELLVRHEGERKGCRDLRKHIGWYLRGYPAGSEVRSSLARVSTLAELDEVLAPLHDGPHAGALPDDADGARGRQGSPGKVVLPEGWLDDPEDETVPVGADLMHSGG encoded by the coding sequence ATGGCGGGCGTGACCAACGTGGCGTTCCGTTCGCTGTGCCGCGAACAGGAGAGGGAGCGGATGGGGACGGTCGCCGGTCTCTACGTCTGCGAGATGGTGACGGCGCGCGCCCTGGTCGAGCGCAACGAGAAGACGATGCACATGACCACGTTCGCCGCCGACGAGGATCCGCGGAGCCTGCAGCTCTACACCACCGACCCGGAATGGACGTACGAGGCGGCGAAGATGATCGCCGACGAGAACCTCGCCGACCACATCGACATGAACTTCGGCTGCCCCGTGCCCAAGGTGACGCGCCGCGGCGGCGGGTCGGCGCTGCCGTACAAGCGCCGCCTGTTCGGCAACATCGTCGCCGCGGCGGTGCGCGCGACCGAGGGCACCGGCATCCCCGTGACGGTGAAGTTCCGCGTCGGCATCGACGAGGATCACCACACGCACCTCGACGCCGGCCGCATCGCCGCGGACAACGGGGCCGTCGCCGTCGCTCTGCATGCCCGCACGGCCTCGCAGCGCTACTCCGGCGAGGCCGATTGGTCGCAGATCGCGCGTCTGAAGGAGCACATGGTCGATTCGGGCCACGGGGCGGTGCCGGTGCTGGGCAACGGCGACATCTTCGCCGCCGGCGACGCCCGCCGCATGATGGACGAAACCGGCTGCGACGGCGTCGTCGTCGGCCGCGGCTGCCTGGGCCGCCCGTGGCTGTTCGCGCAGCTGTCCGCCGAGCTGCGGGGCCTGCCCGTGCCCCCTCCCCCGACGTTCGCCGAGGTCGCGGGCATCATCCGCCGCCACGCGGAGCTCCTGGTGCGTCACGAGGGCGAGCGCAAGGGCTGCCGTGACCTGCGCAAGCACATCGGCTGGTACCTCCGCGGGTACCCGGCCGGCTCGGAGGTCCGTTCCTCCCTGGCGCGCGTGTCCACGCTCGCCGAGCTCGACGAGGTCCTCGCCCCGCTTCACGACGGCCCCCACGCGGGCGCCCTCCCGGACGACGCCGACGGTGCGCGGGGCCGGCAGGGGTCGCCGGGCAAGGTCGTGCTCCCCGAGGGCTGGCTGGACGACCCGGAAGATGAAACCGTGCCCGTGGGTGCGGATTTGATGCACTCGGGCGGTTAA
- the phoU gene encoding phosphate signaling complex protein PhoU, producing MRTVYREQMDTLAHGLIVMCDHVHGMHRAACKALFDADLEAAESVLSSLDKLDEFRISAEDRAFELLAREAPVARDLRQVVSGIYIVEDMARMGALSVHIANTARRRHPEKALPEHVEGYFREMAAVSDKITHETRQVLIDYDVASALRINEEDDAIDDIHSHLFTLTTSDEWGQSPAATVDVTLLSRYFERYADHGVAVAARIVYLATGYKQEDYMREIDTEERRASITKRLSDLERHFNS from the coding sequence ATGCGCACCGTTTACCGCGAACAGATGGACACCCTCGCCCACGGCCTGATCGTCATGTGCGACCACGTCCATGGCATGCACCGCGCCGCCTGCAAGGCGCTCTTCGACGCCGACCTCGAGGCGGCCGAGTCGGTTCTCAGCTCCCTCGACAAGCTCGATGAATTCCGCATTTCCGCCGAAGACCGCGCTTTCGAGCTGCTCGCCCGCGAGGCTCCGGTGGCCCGCGATCTGCGCCAGGTCGTCTCCGGCATCTACATCGTCGAGGACATGGCGCGCATGGGCGCCCTGTCGGTCCACATCGCCAACACCGCCCGCCGCCGCCACCCCGAGAAGGCCCTGCCGGAGCACGTGGAGGGTTACTTCCGCGAGATGGCCGCGGTGTCGGACAAGATCACCCACGAGACCCGCCAGGTCCTCATCGACTACGACGTCGCCAGCGCCCTCCGCATCAACGAGGAGGATGACGCGATCGACGACATCCACAGCCACCTCTTCACGCTGACGACCTCCGACGAGTGGGGCCAGAGCCCCGCCGCCACCGTCGACGTGACCCTGCTGAGCCGCTACTTCGAGCGCTACGCCGACCACGGCGTCGCCGTCGCCGCCCGCATCGTCTACCTGGCCACCGGCTACAAGCAGGAGGACTACATGCGCGAGATCGACACCGAGGAGCGCCGCGCGTCGATCACCAAGCGCCTGTCGGATCTTGAGCGCCACTTCAACTCCTGA
- the pstB gene encoding phosphate ABC transporter ATP-binding protein PstB, with protein MAKRLDLNNVDIFYGDFHAVKNVNLHVPPRSVTAFIGPSGCGKSTVLRSLNRMHEVIPGAYVTGEVLLDGENIYGPKIDPVSVRNTIGMVFQRPNPFPTMSIEDNVVAGLKLAGEKNKKKLKEVAEASLRSANLWEEVKDRLDKPGGGLSGGQQQRLCIARAIAVEPEVLLMDEPCSALDPISTLAIEDLIHELKEDFTIVIVTHNMQQAARVSDQTAFFSLEATGKPGQLVEVGPTKKIFENPDKKETEDYISGRFG; from the coding sequence ATGGCCAAGCGCCTCGATCTGAACAACGTCGACATCTTCTACGGCGACTTCCACGCCGTGAAGAACGTCAACCTCCACGTCCCGCCGCGTTCCGTGACCGCCTTCATCGGTCCCTCCGGCTGCGGCAAGTCCACCGTGCTGCGTTCCCTCAACCGCATGCACGAGGTCATCCCCGGCGCGTACGTCACCGGTGAGGTCCTGCTGGACGGCGAGAACATCTACGGCCCGAAGATCGACCCGGTGTCGGTCCGCAACACCATCGGCATGGTGTTCCAGCGCCCCAACCCGTTCCCGACCATGTCCATCGAGGACAACGTCGTCGCCGGCCTGAAGCTGGCCGGCGAGAAGAACAAGAAGAAGCTCAAGGAGGTCGCCGAGGCGTCGCTGCGTTCCGCGAACCTCTGGGAAGAGGTCAAGGACCGCCTGGACAAGCCGGGCGGCGGCCTGTCCGGCGGCCAGCAGCAACGCCTGTGCATCGCCCGCGCCATCGCGGTCGAGCCCGAGGTCCTGCTCATGGACGAGCCCTGCTCGGCCCTGGACCCGATTTCCACGCTGGCGATCGAGGACCTGATCCACGAGCTGAAGGAAGACTTCACCATCGTGATCGTCACGCACAACATGCAGCAGGCCGCCCGCGTGTCCGACCAGACCGCGTTCTTCTCCCTCGAGGCGACCGGCAAGCCCGGCCAGCTCGTCGAGGTCGGGCCGACGAAGAAGATCTTCGAGAACCCGGACAAGAAGGAGACCGAGGACTACATCTCGGGCCGCTTCGGATAG
- the pstA gene encoding phosphate ABC transporter permease PstA translates to MAIDNQALIDDPGARVPTTESAFTPIKGSRKLGDNIATVLITTCMALALIPLGWVLYEVVARGLPVVMSLDWWTKSQLGVTAGSDAGGVAHAIIGTLVQAVVTSLITVPFGIFVAIYLVEYAGESRLGKTTTFMVDILSGVPSIVASLFIYSMWVVMFGMNRSGFAVSLALVLLMLPIVIRNTEEMLRVVPADLREASYALGVPKWKTIAKIVLPTALSGIVTGIMLAIARVMGESAPMLILVATSRIITWNPFGQSQSSLPLFMLDMYKTGNTGAAFDRMWGAALTLVLIIAIINIAARAISAMFSVKQ, encoded by the coding sequence ATGGCAATCGACAATCAGGCCCTCATCGACGACCCCGGCGCCAGGGTCCCGACGACCGAGTCGGCGTTCACCCCGATCAAGGGCTCCCGCAAGCTCGGCGACAACATCGCGACGGTCCTCATCACGACCTGCATGGCGCTGGCGCTCATCCCGCTGGGCTGGGTGCTCTACGAGGTCGTCGCCCGCGGGTTGCCCGTGGTCATGTCCCTCGATTGGTGGACCAAGTCGCAGCTCGGCGTGACGGCCGGCTCGGATGCCGGCGGCGTCGCCCACGCCATCATCGGCACCCTCGTCCAGGCCGTGGTCACCTCGCTCATCACGGTGCCCTTCGGCATCTTCGTGGCCATCTACCTGGTCGAGTACGCGGGCGAGTCCCGCCTGGGCAAGACCACGACGTTCATGGTCGACATCCTCTCCGGCGTGCCGTCCATCGTCGCGTCGCTGTTCATCTACTCGATGTGGGTGGTCATGTTCGGCATGAACCGCTCCGGCTTCGCCGTGTCGCTGGCCCTGGTGCTGCTGATGCTGCCCATCGTCATCCGCAACACCGAGGAGATGCTGCGCGTCGTCCCCGCCGACCTGCGCGAGGCCTCCTACGCGCTGGGCGTCCCCAAGTGGAAGACCATCGCCAAGATCGTGCTGCCGACGGCCCTGTCCGGCATCGTCACCGGCATCATGCTCGCCATCGCCCGCGTCATGGGCGAGTCGGCGCCCATGCTGATCCTGGTCGCGACCTCGCGAATCATCACGTGGAACCCGTTCGGCCAGTCGCAGTCCTCGCTGCCCCTGTTCATGCTCGACATGTACAAGACGGGCAACACGGGCGCCGCGTTCGACAGGATGTGGGGCGCCGCGCTGACGCTGGTGCTCATCATCGCGATCATCAACATCGCCGCCCGCGCCATCTCCGCGATGTTCTCCGTCAAGCAGTAG
- the pstC gene encoding phosphate ABC transporter permease subunit PstC: MTSSTPATGDPSMAEHAPHDGGFATGAQRLGPGGEPGGAEPDVAKGVVRPGDRIFRTLSVGAASLVTASIIAIAIFLLLRSIPSMRNNEANFLTYDDRWNLNDTSAMYFGIPNLFLVTVAVSVLALLIAMPVALGIAIFLTSYAPKKAVKPLGYLVDLLAAVPSIVYGLWGFMALGPALGGFYNWGAKNLSGIFLFATYDNSPAFETGRNLFTGGVVLAIMILPVIAATTREVFVQTPRGHIEASLALGATRWETVRLAVLPFGKSGYISGSMLGLSRALGETMALYLVISPSAAFRGSFFDGGTTFATAIANAAPEFNDDLKAGAYMSAGLVLFFLTFVVNSAARIIAKK, from the coding sequence ATGACATCATCCACTCCTGCCACGGGAGATCCGTCGATGGCCGAGCATGCCCCGCACGACGGGGGATTCGCCACCGGCGCCCAGCGCCTCGGACCGGGCGGCGAGCCCGGGGGCGCCGAGCCCGACGTGGCGAAGGGAGTCGTCCGACCCGGCGACCGGATCTTCCGGACCCTGTCCGTCGGTGCGGCGTCGCTCGTCACCGCGTCGATCATCGCGATCGCGATCTTCCTGCTCCTGCGTTCGATTCCCTCGATGAGAAACAACGAGGCGAACTTCCTGACGTATGACGACCGGTGGAACCTGAACGACACGTCGGCGATGTACTTCGGCATCCCGAACCTGTTCCTGGTGACCGTCGCGGTGTCGGTGCTGGCGCTGCTCATCGCCATGCCCGTTGCCCTGGGCATCGCCATCTTCCTGACCAGCTACGCGCCGAAGAAGGCGGTCAAGCCCCTCGGCTACCTGGTGGACCTGCTCGCCGCGGTCCCCTCGATCGTCTACGGCCTGTGGGGCTTCATGGCCCTCGGCCCGGCGCTGGGGGGCTTCTACAACTGGGGCGCGAAGAACCTCAGCGGCATCTTCCTGTTCGCGACGTACGACAATTCTCCGGCGTTCGAGACCGGCCGCAACCTCTTCACCGGTGGCGTGGTGCTGGCCATCATGATCCTCCCGGTCATCGCGGCGACCACCCGAGAGGTGTTCGTGCAGACCCCGCGCGGGCACATCGAGGCGTCGCTGGCCCTCGGCGCGACCCGGTGGGAGACCGTCCGCCTCGCCGTCCTGCCCTTCGGCAAGTCCGGCTACATCTCCGGCTCGATGCTCGGCCTCAGCCGCGCGCTCGGCGAGACGATGGCCCTGTACCTGGTCATCTCCCCGTCCGCGGCGTTCCGCGGCTCGTTCTTCGACGGCGGCACCACCTTCGCCACCGCGATCGCCAACGCGGCCCCGGAGTTCAACGACGACCTCAAGGCGGGCGCGTACATGTCCGCCGGACTGGTCCTGTTCTTCCTGACCTTCGTGGTCAACTCCGCCGCCCGAATCATCGCCAAGAAGTAG
- the pstS gene encoding phosphate ABC transporter substrate-binding protein PstS, whose amino-acid sequence MLKNNRRRAAILGLTAVAGLTLSACSEGGSNSELQGEGATSQQRAMDLFATLFESNSSGSTLSYNATGSGSGQSQFLAKTVAFAGSDSPLKDDQIEKAKERCGGNDAWHLPMVIGPVAIAYNLKGVDVALSPSVTAKIFDGQITKWNDPAIAELNKGVDLPDTDISVVYRSEESGTTDNFMKFLSSAAPEDWKHKASKSFPTAHGQGANGSAGVVDQVAQIPGAITYVEAGFAKDKELGVAKMDFGHGPVELTADTVGAALDKVKFKSEGNDMVVDSDALFGMDEAGAYPLVLTTYEIVCSAGYDEGTRDLVKSFFKTVLEKGQTKELEDLGYIPVQGEFKQKLSDAVDAIK is encoded by the coding sequence GTGCTGAAGAACAACCGCCGCCGCGCCGCCATCCTCGGCCTCACCGCCGTCGCCGGCCTCACCCTTTCCGCCTGCTCGGAGGGCGGCTCCAACAGCGAGCTGCAGGGCGAGGGGGCCACCTCGCAGCAGCGCGCGATGGATCTGTTCGCCACCCTCTTCGAGTCGAACTCGTCCGGCTCGACCCTGTCCTACAACGCCACCGGCTCCGGTTCGGGCCAGTCGCAGTTCCTCGCCAAGACCGTCGCCTTCGCCGGCTCGGACTCGCCGCTGAAGGACGACCAGATCGAGAAGGCCAAGGAGCGCTGCGGCGGCAACGACGCCTGGCACCTGCCCATGGTCATCGGCCCCGTCGCCATTGCCTACAACCTCAAGGGCGTCGACGTGGCCCTGTCCCCGTCGGTTACCGCCAAGATCTTCGACGGCCAGATCACCAAGTGGAACGACCCGGCCATCGCCGAGCTGAACAAGGGCGTGGACCTCCCGGACACCGACATCTCGGTCGTCTACCGCTCCGAGGAGTCGGGCACCACCGACAACTTCATGAAGTTCCTGTCCTCCGCCGCCCCGGAGGACTGGAAGCACAAGGCCTCCAAGTCCTTCCCGACCGCCCACGGCCAGGGCGCCAACGGCTCCGCCGGCGTCGTCGACCAGGTCGCCCAGATCCCGGGCGCCATCACCTACGTCGAGGCCGGCTTCGCCAAGGACAAGGAGCTGGGCGTCGCCAAGATGGACTTCGGCCACGGCCCGGTCGAGCTCACCGCCGACACCGTCGGCGCCGCGCTGGACAAGGTCAAGTTCAAGTCCGAGGGCAACGACATGGTCGTCGACTCCGACGCCCTGTTCGGCATGGACGAGGCGGGCGCCTACCCGCTCGTCCTGACCACCTACGAGATCGTCTGCTCCGCGGGCTACGACGAGGGCACCCGCGACCTGGTCAAGAGCTTCTTCAAGACCGTCCTGGAGAAGGGTCAGACCAAGGAGCTCGAGGACCTGGGCTACATCCCGGTCCAGGGCGAGTTCAAGCAGAAGCTCTCCGACGCCGTCGACGCCATCAAGTAA
- the mshD gene encoding mycothiol synthase, which translates to MTFRIEEGAPDPAEARALLAAIESADGVEPFGEAFVRGLSDPAAGHRHLRVLDDGTLIGLAGVADDSAELAVSADFRRRGAGRALLDAVDGLVGKRLPVWAHGDVAGAGELAAATGRRVVRELLQMTAAGEAVAALGDEDAPEGIRLEDLPTARARMGEGAVDEAWLAVNNGAFDWHPEQGGWDLAQLRRGRDVEWFDPAGVLFAVDEGSGEILGFHWTKWHGGGVGEVYVIGLAGAARGRGVGGWLTRAGMRHLRDRGADRVILYVEGDNVPAVRTYERTGFDVTRRDVMYGM; encoded by the coding sequence GTGACGTTCCGCATCGAAGAAGGCGCGCCCGATCCCGCCGAGGCCCGCGCGCTGCTCGCGGCCATCGAGTCCGCCGACGGGGTGGAGCCCTTCGGCGAGGCGTTCGTCCGGGGCCTGTCCGATCCCGCGGCCGGTCACCGGCACCTGCGCGTGCTTGACGACGGGACGCTGATCGGATTGGCCGGCGTGGCCGACGATTCCGCCGAACTCGCGGTGTCGGCCGATTTCCGCCGCCGTGGCGCGGGACGGGCGCTGCTCGACGCGGTCGACGGGCTCGTCGGAAAGCGGCTGCCCGTGTGGGCCCACGGCGACGTCGCCGGCGCGGGGGAGCTGGCGGCGGCCACCGGCCGCCGGGTGGTGCGGGAACTGCTGCAGATGACCGCCGCGGGCGAAGCGGTCGCGGCGCTCGGCGACGAGGACGCGCCGGAGGGGATCCGGCTGGAGGACCTGCCGACCGCGCGCGCCCGGATGGGGGAGGGGGCCGTCGACGAGGCGTGGCTGGCCGTCAACAACGGGGCCTTCGACTGGCACCCGGAGCAGGGCGGATGGGATCTGGCGCAGCTGCGGCGCGGCCGCGACGTCGAGTGGTTCGACCCGGCGGGCGTGCTGTTCGCCGTCGACGAGGGCAGCGGCGAGATCCTCGGCTTCCACTGGACGAAGTGGCACGGCGGCGGCGTCGGGGAGGTGTACGTCATCGGCCTGGCGGGCGCCGCCCGCGGGCGGGGCGTCGGGGGCTGGCTGACGCGCGCGGGGATGCGGCACCTGCGGGACCGCGGCGCGGACCGGGTGATCCTCTACGTGGAGGGCGACAACGTCCCCGCCGTGCGGACGTATGAGCGAACGGGGTTCGACGTGACCCGCCGCGACGTGATGTACGGAATGTGA